In Liquorilactobacillus hordei DSM 19519, the following proteins share a genomic window:
- a CDS encoding IS1182 family transposase → MYNNYNINQTVLSIKTDWEPKENHPARMINQIVEDLKINDPYIFGRPRKYDLRVLLKLILFAYTKGIFSSRRINTLAEENLAARWLTQEQVPAYRTICRFRISDEVESLINQCILKLTKYLKQNNFIDEVTFIDGTKILADANKYSFVWRKNTIRFDKLNRSAIITLLEELNDAKFKCQLPAETDLTLEMLDEITLRLENDLKDLNKKIEKEHISPNPDKSRRRKLKSLKRKLKLRQTKLLAHKIQTRIYGKRNSYSKTDHDATFMRVKEDPMLNGQLKPAYNLQIATSKQFVTAFGIFQNPGDTKTLIPFLQQQKAAGTLGKYIVADAGYGSESNYRYLEDELPEHTALIPYGTMLKENSRKWKSDDRKVMNWAYHPKDDYFIDLQGVRFSFYAYRKRKDKYGFVREFKEYQANKYDNDFKIDHRAFTKNGNPRKISINSAWEYFKAKERKLLSNHQTGSIYGQRKIDVESVFGGLKACLGFKKFSVRGLEKVKREAGIALMAMNIRKLVAKGTNYNCFINKKKRLVKIKERFSLISSILKDLWHSPVFIKSVIYFSIFSIISTRHKLDN, encoded by the coding sequence ATGTACAATAATTATAACATAAATCAGACTGTACTTAGTATTAAAACTGACTGGGAGCCAAAAGAAAATCATCCTGCACGGATGATTAATCAAATAGTTGAAGACCTTAAAATTAATGATCCTTACATCTTTGGACGACCGCGTAAGTATGATCTGCGTGTACTTTTAAAATTAATTTTGTTTGCGTACACAAAAGGTATCTTTAGTAGTCGCCGTATTAATACGTTGGCAGAAGAGAATTTGGCAGCCCGTTGGCTGACACAAGAACAGGTTCCAGCCTACCGAACAATTTGTCGTTTTAGAATTTCAGATGAAGTTGAGAGCTTGATTAATCAATGTATTCTAAAACTAACCAAATATCTGAAACAAAACAATTTTATTGATGAAGTTACTTTTATTGACGGGACTAAAATTTTAGCTGATGCCAATAAATATAGTTTTGTTTGGCGTAAGAATACGATTCGTTTTGACAAGCTTAATCGCTCTGCGATTATAACCCTTCTGGAAGAATTAAATGACGCTAAGTTTAAGTGTCAGCTCCCAGCAGAGACAGATCTTACTTTAGAAATGCTTGATGAAATTACCTTGCGGTTAGAAAATGACTTGAAAGATTTGAATAAAAAGATTGAAAAAGAACATATCTCTCCAAACCCAGACAAGTCAAGGCGTCGAAAACTAAAATCTTTAAAACGAAAACTTAAGTTACGGCAAACTAAATTATTAGCTCATAAAATACAAACCAGAATTTATGGTAAAAGAAATAGTTATTCAAAAACAGATCATGATGCAACTTTCATGCGTGTTAAGGAAGATCCAATGCTCAACGGACAGCTAAAACCGGCTTATAATCTACAAATCGCCACAAGTAAACAATTTGTAACTGCCTTCGGCATTTTTCAAAATCCAGGAGATACCAAAACATTAATTCCTTTTTTACAGCAACAAAAAGCAGCTGGAACTTTAGGTAAGTATATTGTGGCTGATGCAGGATACGGTTCAGAATCAAATTATCGATATCTCGAAGATGAATTACCTGAACATACAGCGTTAATTCCATATGGGACAATGTTAAAAGAAAATAGTCGCAAATGGAAAAGTGATGACCGTAAGGTCATGAATTGGGCGTATCATCCTAAAGACGATTATTTTATTGATCTGCAGGGAGTTAGATTTAGTTTTTATGCTTACCGTAAGCGCAAAGATAAGTACGGATTTGTACGTGAATTTAAAGAGTATCAGGCAAACAAATACGATAACGATTTTAAAATTGATCACCGAGCATTCACTAAAAACGGAAATCCTCGTAAAATAAGTATTAATAGCGCATGGGAGTATTTCAAAGCTAAGGAACGCAAGTTGCTTTCAAATCACCAAACTGGTTCAATTTACGGACAACGTAAAATAGATGTTGAATCAGTTTTTGGTGGATTGAAGGCTTGTTTGGGTTTTAAAAAATTTTCGGTTAGAGGTCTTGAGAAGGTAAAAAGGGAAGCTGGAATTGCCTTGATGGCAATGAATATTAGAAAATTGGTGGCGAAAGGCACCAATTATAACTGTTTTATAAACAAAAAGAAGAGATTAGTGAAAATCAAAGAACGATTTTCACTAATCTCTTCTATTTTGAAGGACTTATGGCACAGCCCCGTTTTTATTAAATCTGTAATTTATTTTTCAATTTTTTCAATAATTTCAACGCGGCATAAGTTAGACAACTAA
- a CDS encoding APC family permease yields the protein MFNNFLRPNKHYMSWPVIALLDFVTIISFENIFYPFQNQGLSVVVSWIFLLFAYVIPYELIVSQLSLTFDNQSGGLASWVRHGGNDTLGYWTSWMYWIQSVPYIVDVSNSVIVSFSWMVLGNNTLGDRMSTFEFGLLTFIIILAFILLENLIKNSLEVLSLIGGGAMFIMSLLFVLLAGYALMNGVHIATQPFNWGSFIPHFSLKYFSTTGLLIFAMSGAELAAPYIVQMRDPKHEFPKAMWLLALMTAFLTIFGTLSLSIFFNANAIPHDFKMNGPYYAFSLLGTELGVGKLLMYIFAVVQAIFMMAQLAVLLDASSRVFAGDVADKFMPSWLTKKNKKGLPVNSYLMTTGLSLFLLLLTGTLPDINTIYNWLLNINGIVSPYKTCWVFFAFLAIRWRAKDFHSDYVFIRNRKLALIVGGWCFLFTFVCATLGFIPQDANFGTKSFDHQLLMNFITVLILFGVGFLLPYLRKRELNRNK from the coding sequence ATGTTTAATAATTTTTTACGTCCCAACAAGCATTATATGAGTTGGCCAGTAATTGCACTTTTAGATTTTGTAACAATTATTAGTTTTGAAAATATTTTTTATCCCTTTCAGAATCAAGGACTATCAGTTGTCGTTTCGTGGATTTTCCTGTTGTTTGCTTATGTGATTCCCTATGAATTGATTGTTAGTCAGCTAAGCCTGACTTTTGATAATCAAAGTGGTGGTCTTGCTTCATGGGTTAGACACGGTGGCAATGATACATTAGGATATTGGACTTCTTGGATGTATTGGATTCAAAGCGTTCCTTATATAGTTGACGTTTCCAATTCAGTAATTGTTTCTTTTAGTTGGATGGTTCTTGGAAATAACACTTTGGGTGACAGAATGTCGACATTTGAGTTTGGCCTTTTGACATTTATTATAATATTAGCGTTTATTCTTTTGGAAAATCTAATTAAAAATTCACTCGAAGTATTATCTCTAATCGGTGGTGGAGCAATGTTTATCATGTCATTATTATTTGTGTTACTCGCAGGATATGCATTGATGAATGGAGTTCATATTGCAACACAGCCATTTAACTGGGGATCATTTATTCCACATTTTAGTTTAAAATACTTCTCGACTACTGGACTACTCATTTTTGCAATGTCTGGAGCAGAGTTAGCGGCGCCTTATATTGTACAAATGAGGGATCCTAAGCATGAATTTCCCAAGGCAATGTGGTTATTAGCCTTAATGACAGCATTTTTAACCATCTTTGGAACATTATCATTATCGATTTTCTTCAATGCAAATGCTATTCCACACGACTTTAAGATGAATGGACCTTATTATGCTTTTTCACTACTCGGAACAGAACTTGGTGTGGGTAAACTCTTGATGTATATCTTTGCAGTTGTACAAGCAATTTTTATGATGGCTCAATTAGCAGTTTTATTGGATGCTTCAAGTCGAGTTTTTGCAGGCGATGTTGCTGATAAATTCATGCCAAGTTGGCTCACTAAGAAGAATAAGAAAGGATTACCCGTTAATTCATATTTAATGACTACAGGTTTAAGCTTATTTTTATTACTTCTAACGGGGACACTTCCAGATATCAATACTATTTACAACTGGTTATTAAACATTAATGGAATTGTTTCTCCTTATAAGACTTGTTGGGTATTTTTTGCATTTTTAGCAATTAGATGGCGCGCAAAAGATTTTCACTCAGATTACGTATTTATTCGTAATCGTAAATTAGCTTTGATCGTGGGTGGATGGTGCTTCTTATTTACATTTGTTTGTGCGACCTTAGGATTCATTCCACAGGATGCAAATTTTGGAACTAAGTCATTTGATCATCAACTTTTGATGAATTTTATTACAGTTCTTATTTTGTTTGGTGTTGGATTTTTATTGCCTTACTTGAGAAAACGTGAACTCAATAGAAATAAGTAA
- a CDS encoding MFS transporter, which produces MEETINSRDVQDEKKAVQLRTRMNQIQPTTTFYKIFILVSAGMFLDAIDVYLASGVSSYLLETNWSTLKLNSIFLAVGFFGLFLGSVFAGVVGDFFGRKKAYQLNLIIFGSFTLIGSFAPNMYFLIACRLIASIGLGTEIVTGFAMINEFAPVKSRGKWCALTSFIANCGAPITMLMCTLLIPHFTWRIMFVISGASALILWYFRRSLPESPRWGIAHGHIQEAQEVITEIETEMKNEGISEAQANSKMNNRISSEDVNNHFTRNLFVAIFAVSATIVCQYTFTSWVPTLLVKQGINIVSSLGFTTVMMLGAPTGAFLGSQLIDRVGRKRTIVTAFILAGILGIIYSKHSSPVMVMILGFLLTTCFYVLMASVVGVYVSELFTTKYRFRGAGIANGISKLITVGMPIGVAWLLSISNTTMIFVVISSFAVVAAIIVYFFGPETNNQEID; this is translated from the coding sequence ATGGAAGAAACAATTAATTCACGAGATGTACAAGATGAGAAAAAAGCAGTGCAATTAAGAACAAGAATGAATCAGATTCAGCCAACAACAACATTTTATAAGATTTTCATTTTAGTTTCCGCTGGGATGTTCCTAGATGCAATTGATGTGTATTTAGCAAGCGGAGTAAGCAGTTATTTGTTAGAAACAAATTGGTCAACCTTGAAACTTAATTCAATTTTTTTAGCAGTCGGTTTTTTTGGCTTATTTTTAGGATCAGTATTTGCTGGTGTTGTGGGGGATTTTTTTGGGAGAAAGAAGGCCTATCAACTTAATTTGATAATTTTTGGTTCATTCACGCTGATAGGTTCATTTGCACCTAATATGTATTTCTTAATTGCTTGTCGTTTAATCGCAAGTATTGGTTTAGGAACTGAGATAGTTACGGGATTTGCAATGATTAATGAATTTGCACCAGTTAAGAGTCGTGGTAAATGGTGTGCTTTGACTTCATTTATCGCTAACTGCGGAGCTCCTATTACAATGTTAATGTGTACTTTATTAATTCCTCATTTCACATGGAGAATAATGTTTGTTATTTCTGGAGCTTCAGCATTAATTTTGTGGTATTTCCGACGTAGCTTACCTGAATCACCTCGCTGGGGTATTGCACACGGCCATATCCAAGAGGCACAGGAAGTTATTACTGAAATTGAAACTGAGATGAAGAATGAAGGAATAAGTGAAGCTCAAGCTAATTCAAAAATGAATAATAGGATATCCTCAGAGGATGTCAATAATCATTTTACACGCAATTTGTTTGTTGCAATTTTCGCAGTTTCTGCAACTATCGTGTGCCAATATACGTTTACTTCATGGGTACCAACACTCTTGGTTAAACAAGGAATCAATATCGTTTCTTCTTTAGGATTTACGACAGTGATGATGTTAGGAGCACCAACGGGGGCATTTTTAGGTTCACAATTGATTGATAGAGTTGGAAGAAAGCGGACAATTGTTACAGCATTTATTTTAGCTGGAATCTTAGGAATTATTTATTCGAAGCATAGTAGCCCTGTTATGGTAATGATACTCGGATTCTTACTGACCACATGTTTTTATGTATTAATGGCTTCAGTTGTGGGTGTCTATGTTTCGGAATTATTTACAACTAAGTATCGATTTCGGGGTGCTGGAATTGCGAATGGAATCTCTAAGTTAATAACAGTGGGGATGCCAATTGGAGTTGCATGGCTTCTTAGTATTTCAAATACAACGATGATTTTTGTTGTAATAAGTAGTTTTGCTGTTGTTGCAGCGATCATTGTATATTTTTTTGGACCTGAAACCAATAATCAAGAAATAGATTAG
- the leuD gene encoding 3-isopropylmalate dehydratase small subunit, whose protein sequence is MEAITVHTGKTISLMNNNIDTDQIIPKQFLKNILKVGYGQHLFHDWRFLDNGQPNPDFILNKPEHQGATILISGDNFGCGSSREHAAWALKDWGFKIIIAGGYSDIFFMNCTKNGILPIILPQAIRNTLAQMASDDEITVDLPQQKVMWQDKTYSFEIDATWKQKLIDGIDDIELTLKQEEKIRNFEEQMPAFE, encoded by the coding sequence ATGGAAGCAATTACAGTACACACGGGAAAAACAATCTCTTTGATGAATAATAATATTGACACAGATCAAATTATTCCAAAACAGTTTTTGAAGAATATCTTAAAGGTAGGGTATGGGCAGCATCTTTTTCATGACTGGCGCTTTTTGGATAACGGGCAGCCTAATCCAGATTTTATTTTGAATAAGCCAGAGCATCAAGGGGCAACTATTTTAATTAGTGGAGATAACTTTGGCTGTGGGTCCTCACGTGAACATGCTGCGTGGGCTCTTAAAGATTGGGGATTTAAAATTATAATTGCTGGTGGATATAGTGATATCTTTTTCATGAATTGTACTAAAAACGGGATTTTACCAATTATATTACCGCAAGCTATTAGAAATACCTTGGCTCAAATGGCATCTGATGACGAAATAACAGTTGACTTACCTCAGCAAAAGGTAATGTGGCAAGATAAAACATACTCCTTTGAAATCGATGCGACTTGGAAGCAGAAACTTATCGATGGAATAGATGATATTGAACTAACACTAAAACAAGAAGAGAAGATAAGAAATTTCGAAGAGCAGATGCCAGCATTTGAGTAA
- the leuC gene encoding 3-isopropylmalate dehydratase large subunit: MGKTLFDKLWEKHVVSGEEGKPQLMYVDLHLVHEVTSPQAFEGLRMNKRTVRRPNRTFATMDHNVPTKDIFNIKDQISRKQIETLRTNCKEFGLRLADMGNEDQGIVHVIGPQLGLTQPGQIVVCGDSHTATHGAFGSIAFGIGTSEVEHVLATQTIWQLKPKTMGIHLHGELQEGVAAKDIIMALIAQNGVDFGTGYAVEFFGETLQELSMENRMTICNMAIEGGAKMGMMRPDQTTFEYLKGRKYAPKNMDKAIEYWKQFYTDDVDDYDTVIEFDVSTLAPYVSWGTNPSMAIPVDAKLPKITDMNVQRAYDYMNLKPAINATDIPIQWIFIGSCTNGRLADIQEAARIMKGHHVAENVTAWIVPGSRTVKNEAEKLGLDQIFKDAGCEWREPGCSACLAMNPDKIPAGIHCASTTNRNFEGRQGKDARTHLASPAMVAAAGIHGHFVDIRQKEAI; the protein is encoded by the coding sequence ATGGGAAAAACATTATTTGATAAACTTTGGGAAAAACATGTAGTTAGTGGTGAAGAAGGCAAACCGCAATTAATGTACGTGGACTTGCATCTAGTGCACGAAGTTACCTCACCGCAAGCCTTTGAGGGATTAAGAATGAACAAACGGACAGTGAGACGCCCAAATCGAACTTTTGCAACAATGGATCATAATGTGCCAACGAAAGATATTTTTAATATTAAAGATCAAATTTCACGTAAACAGATTGAAACGCTGCGAACAAACTGTAAAGAATTTGGGCTTCGTTTAGCAGATATGGGCAATGAAGATCAAGGAATAGTTCATGTAATTGGACCACAGCTTGGACTTACACAACCCGGACAAATTGTTGTTTGTGGTGATTCGCATACCGCAACCCATGGAGCATTTGGCTCAATTGCTTTTGGAATAGGTACATCTGAAGTTGAACATGTACTTGCTACACAGACAATTTGGCAGCTTAAGCCCAAGACAATGGGAATTCATTTACATGGTGAACTGCAAGAAGGAGTCGCTGCTAAGGATATTATTATGGCGTTGATTGCGCAAAATGGTGTAGATTTTGGGACCGGATATGCAGTTGAATTCTTTGGCGAAACATTGCAAGAGTTATCCATGGAAAATCGAATGACTATCTGCAATATGGCAATTGAAGGTGGGGCGAAAATGGGAATGATGCGTCCAGATCAAACGACTTTTGAATATCTGAAAGGTCGCAAGTATGCACCTAAAAATATGGATAAAGCAATTGAATATTGGAAACAATTTTACACAGACGATGTTGATGATTATGATACTGTCATTGAATTTGATGTTAGTACATTAGCACCCTATGTTTCGTGGGGAACTAATCCTTCAATGGCAATTCCAGTAGATGCAAAGTTACCAAAAATTACAGACATGAATGTTCAACGGGCGTACGATTACATGAATTTAAAACCTGCAATTAATGCAACAGATATCCCAATCCAATGGATTTTTATTGGCTCATGTACAAATGGGCGCCTAGCTGATATTCAAGAAGCAGCACGAATCATGAAAGGTCACCATGTTGCTGAGAATGTAACTGCTTGGATTGTTCCAGGTTCAAGAACAGTTAAAAATGAAGCTGAAAAATTAGGGTTGGATCAAATATTTAAAGATGCGGGATGCGAGTGGCGTGAACCAGGATGTTCAGCATGTTTAGCGATGAATCCAGATAAGATTCCTGCAGGAATTCATTGTGCGTCAACAACTAATCGTAATTTCGAAGGGCGTCAGGGAAAGGATGCAAGGACACATCTTGCAAGTCCAGCAATGGTCGCAGCTGCAGGAATTCATGGACATTTTGTTGATATTCGCCAAAAGGAGGCAATTTAA
- the leuB gene encoding 3-isopropylmalate dehydrogenase: protein MQIKKIAVLQGDYIGPEIMNSGLEVLEAVSQETNFEYQIHKYPFGGEAIDCCGEPLPQSTIEGCKKSDAVLLSAIGGPKWDKAKIRPEAGLLAIRNELGLFANIRPTKVNPILARKSPVKPEVIQDTDFVIVRELTSGIYFGTPRKQEKYEAIDTSRYTVEEIERIMHIGFEMSMHRKKHVTIVDKANVLATSKLWRKVAQKMNNDYPEVVVDYCYVDAAAMKIITQPSFFDVVITANLFGDILSDEASVLTGSLGTIPSMSTGVTGPSLYEPIHGSAPDIAGRGIADPISMIQSIEMMLRESFGEYELADRITNAVEQAITKGIVTPDLGGTATTKEVTTQIIENLRG from the coding sequence ATGCAAATAAAAAAGATTGCAGTTTTACAAGGTGATTATATTGGACCAGAAATAATGAATTCAGGTCTTGAGGTATTGGAAGCTGTTAGCCAAGAAACTAATTTTGAATATCAAATACATAAATATCCCTTTGGCGGTGAGGCAATCGATTGCTGTGGTGAACCTTTGCCCCAAAGTACCATAGAGGGATGCAAAAAATCAGATGCGGTCTTATTGAGTGCGATTGGAGGACCTAAGTGGGATAAGGCAAAGATTAGACCAGAAGCAGGTTTGTTAGCAATTAGAAATGAACTTGGATTGTTTGCCAATATCCGTCCAACGAAGGTCAATCCAATCTTAGCTAGGAAGTCCCCAGTCAAACCAGAGGTGATTCAGGATACTGATTTTGTAATTGTAAGGGAATTGACGAGTGGAATATATTTTGGAACTCCCAGAAAGCAAGAAAAGTATGAGGCAATTGATACTTCAAGATATACGGTGGAAGAAATCGAAAGAATCATGCATATAGGCTTTGAAATGAGTATGCACCGCAAGAAACATGTAACGATTGTCGATAAAGCCAATGTCTTAGCTACTTCAAAATTATGGCGGAAAGTAGCGCAGAAAATGAACAATGATTATCCAGAAGTTGTCGTGGATTACTGTTATGTAGATGCTGCAGCAATGAAAATTATTACTCAACCAAGTTTCTTTGATGTAGTAATCACAGCAAATCTGTTCGGAGATATTTTGAGTGATGAGGCATCAGTTCTAACTGGTTCACTTGGAACAATCCCCTCTATGAGCACAGGTGTTACTGGCCCAAGTCTATATGAACCTATTCATGGTTCTGCACCTGACATTGCTGGCAGAGGAATTGCTGATCCAATCTCGATGATTCAAAGTATTGAGATGATGCTACGGGAATCATTCGGTGAATACGAGCTCGCTGATAGGATTACGAATGCAGTTGAACAGGCTATTACAAAGGGAATCGTAACACCTGATCTTGGAGGAACAGCAACAACTAAAGAAGTTACAACACAAATAATTGAAAATTTGAGAGGATGA
- the trpB gene encoding tryptophan synthase subunit beta has translation MTEKNAVQAKKGYYGIFGGQYVPEDVANALQQLENAYLKYKNDADFRAELAYYLKDYSGRETPLYFAESLTKKLDGAKIYLKREDLNHLGAHKLNNVLGQILLAKRMGKTKVIAETGAGQHGVATAAAAAKFGMECEIFMGAEDVRRQKLNVFRINLLGAKVHSVSEGNGTLKNAVDAAFGYFAQHLDDTFYVLGSAVGPHPYPTIVKDFQSVISKEARKQILEKENRLPDAIIACVGGGSNAIGAFAEFINDPEVKLFGAEAAGKGVNTPDNAATMTNGTVGVSDGMKTYVLQDEKGNVLPAYSISAGLDYPGVGPEHAYLKDTKRAQYDAITDQEAIDAFVLLSKTEGIIPALESSHAVAEAVKIVPKMNKDQIVIINISGRGDKDVEQVANFLGIEL, from the coding sequence ATGACAGAAAAAAATGCAGTACAAGCAAAAAAAGGATACTACGGGATTTTTGGTGGACAATATGTTCCAGAAGACGTTGCCAATGCGTTACAGCAACTCGAAAATGCATATCTAAAATACAAGAATGATGCAGATTTTAGAGCGGAGCTTGCTTATTATTTAAAGGATTATTCTGGGCGTGAAACACCACTTTATTTTGCCGAGTCGTTAACCAAAAAATTGGATGGAGCAAAAATATATTTAAAGCGAGAAGATCTGAATCACTTAGGAGCACATAAATTAAATAATGTCCTTGGTCAGATACTTCTAGCAAAAAGAATGGGGAAAACAAAAGTAATTGCAGAAACAGGTGCAGGTCAACATGGAGTTGCAACAGCAGCCGCAGCCGCAAAGTTTGGGATGGAATGTGAAATATTTATGGGTGCAGAGGATGTACGACGCCAAAAACTGAATGTTTTTAGAATTAATTTATTAGGTGCTAAGGTCCATTCTGTGAGTGAAGGTAATGGAACTTTAAAGAATGCTGTTGATGCGGCTTTTGGCTATTTTGCGCAACATTTAGACGATACGTTCTATGTACTTGGTTCTGCCGTGGGACCACATCCCTATCCAACAATTGTTAAGGATTTTCAAAGCGTTATTAGTAAAGAAGCGCGGAAACAGATTCTAGAGAAGGAAAATCGATTACCAGATGCAATAATTGCTTGTGTCGGTGGTGGGTCAAATGCGATTGGAGCATTTGCCGAGTTTATTAATGATCCAGAAGTTAAGCTTTTTGGTGCTGAAGCAGCTGGCAAAGGTGTTAATACACCAGATAATGCGGCTACGATGACAAATGGAACAGTCGGGGTTTCGGATGGTATGAAGACATATGTCTTACAGGATGAAAAAGGAAATGTATTGCCAGCTTACTCGATTTCTGCAGGACTTGATTATCCAGGGGTTGGACCTGAACATGCATATCTCAAGGATACGAAAAGAGCACAATATGATGCAATTACAGATCAAGAAGCGATTGATGCGTTTGTTTTACTATCTAAAACTGAAGGAATAATTCCAGCATTGGAAAGTTCACATGCAGTTGCAGAAGCTGTAAAAATTGTGCCTAAAATGAACAAGGATCAAATAGTGATCATTAATATTTCTGGACGTGGGGATAAAGATGTTGAGCAAGTTGCTAATTTTTTAGGAATTGAATTGTAG